A part of Corvus cornix cornix isolate S_Up_H32 chromosome Z, ASM73873v5, whole genome shotgun sequence genomic DNA contains:
- the SKP2 gene encoding S-phase kinase-associated protein 2 isoform X2: MYRKHLQEIPSSSTNVSTSLEWDSGKSSELLSGMGVSALKKDKLGNENTPQDLLVSSPCLPPKRQKVKDNEKDFVILRRPWLLRETESGISLDALPDELLLAIFAYLPLRDLLKVSMICKRWHRLSFDESLWQTLDLTGGNLLPGVLGHLLPAGVSVFRCPRSCIGDPLFKTSNLLKIQHLDLSNCTVSVADLHSILCLCEKLLNLSLEGLVLSDSIIKSIARNPNLIRLNLCGCSGFSAETLELMLSSCSMLEELNLSWCEFTATHVKAAVSHVTSKVTQLNLSGYRENLQIADVKTLVERCPLLVHLDLSDSMMLKPECFQYFKQLMFLQHLCLSRCYQISPAALVELGEIRTLKTLQVFGIVTDSSLQLLEEALPDMKINGSHFTSIARPTVGTKKSHEIWGIKCRLTLRNPSL; this comes from the exons ATGTACAG AAAACACCTCCAGGAGATCCCATCCTCTAGCACTAATGTTTCCACCAGCCTGGAATGGGACTCCGGCAAGTCCTCGGAGCTTCTCTCGGGCATGGGAGTGTCGGCCCTTAAGAAAGACAAGCTGGGCAATGAAAACACACCACAGGACCTGCTGGTGTCGTCACCCTGTCTTCCTCCAAAACGGCAGAAGGTGAAGGACAATGAAAAGGACTTTGTTATCCTGCGCCGGCCGTGGCTGCTCCGAGAGACAGAGTCAG GTATTTCTTTGGATGCACTTCCAGATGAATTGCTCTTGGCAATCTTTGCCTATTTGCCCCTAAGGGACTTGCTGAAAGTTTCTATGATTTGCAAGAGATGGCATCGACTTTC GTTTGATGAATCTCTCTGGCAGACTCTTGATTTGACTGGTGGGAATCTGCTGCCAGGAGTGCTTGGACACTTGTTGCCTGCAGGAGTTAGTGTCTTCCGCTGCCCAAGATCTTGCATTGGGGATCCATTGTTTAAAACAAGCAA tcttcttAAAATTCAGCACCTGGATTTGTCGAACTGCACAGTGTCTGTTGCAGATCTCCACAGTATTCTCTGTCTGTGTGAAAAGCTGCTGAACCTCAGCTTGGAGGGTCTAGTGCTTTCTGACAGCATCATCAA GAGCATTGCTAGGAATCCCAATTTGATACGACTAAATCTCTGTGGGTGCTCAGGGTTTTCTGCAGAAACCTTGGAGCTGATGTTGAGCAGCTGTTCTAT gctggaggagctgaacTTGTCCTGGTGTGAATTCACAGCTACTCATGTGAAAGCAGCAGTCAGTCATGTTACTTCGAAAGTCACCCAGTTAAATTTAAGTGGATACAGAGAGAATCTACAAATAGCAG ATGTGAAAACACTGGTGGAGAGGTGTCCTTTGCTTGTCCATTTAGATCTCAG TGACAGCATGATGTTAAAGCCTGAgtgctttcagtattttaaacaaCTCATGTTCCTACAACATCTGTGCCTTAGCCGATGTTACCAGATATCACCTGCTGCCTTAGT agaGCTTGGTGAAATTCGAACACTGAAGACTCTTCAGGTATTTGGAATAGTGACTGAtagctccctgcagctccttgaGGAAGCACTGCCTGACATGAAGATCAATGGTTCACACTTCACCAGCATTGCAAGGCCAACTGTTGGCACTAAAAAGAGCCATGAGATTTGGGGCATCAAATGCAGATTGACGCTGAGGAATCCTAGTTTGTGA
- the SKP2 gene encoding S-phase kinase-associated protein 2 isoform X1 encodes MLQGSPPCVWCQSGSTLRSSGFCCVCRKHLQEIPSSSTNVSTSLEWDSGKSSELLSGMGVSALKKDKLGNENTPQDLLVSSPCLPPKRQKVKDNEKDFVILRRPWLLRETESGISLDALPDELLLAIFAYLPLRDLLKVSMICKRWHRLSFDESLWQTLDLTGGNLLPGVLGHLLPAGVSVFRCPRSCIGDPLFKTSNLLKIQHLDLSNCTVSVADLHSILCLCEKLLNLSLEGLVLSDSIIKSIARNPNLIRLNLCGCSGFSAETLELMLSSCSMLEELNLSWCEFTATHVKAAVSHVTSKVTQLNLSGYRENLQIADVKTLVERCPLLVHLDLSDSMMLKPECFQYFKQLMFLQHLCLSRCYQISPAALVELGEIRTLKTLQVFGIVTDSSLQLLEEALPDMKINGSHFTSIARPTVGTKKSHEIWGIKCRLTLRNPSL; translated from the exons ATGCTTCAAGGATCCCCACCCTGTGTTTGGTGTCAGTCTGGCAGTACCCTCAGATCCTCTGGGTTTTGCTGTGTCTGCAGAAAACACCTCCAGGAGATCCCATCCTCTAGCACTAATGTTTCCACCAGCCTGGAATGGGACTCCGGCAAGTCCTCGGAGCTTCTCTCGGGCATGGGAGTGTCGGCCCTTAAGAAAGACAAGCTGGGCAATGAAAACACACCACAGGACCTGCTGGTGTCGTCACCCTGTCTTCCTCCAAAACGGCAGAAGGTGAAGGACAATGAAAAGGACTTTGTTATCCTGCGCCGGCCGTGGCTGCTCCGAGAGACAGAGTCAG GTATTTCTTTGGATGCACTTCCAGATGAATTGCTCTTGGCAATCTTTGCCTATTTGCCCCTAAGGGACTTGCTGAAAGTTTCTATGATTTGCAAGAGATGGCATCGACTTTC GTTTGATGAATCTCTCTGGCAGACTCTTGATTTGACTGGTGGGAATCTGCTGCCAGGAGTGCTTGGACACTTGTTGCCTGCAGGAGTTAGTGTCTTCCGCTGCCCAAGATCTTGCATTGGGGATCCATTGTTTAAAACAAGCAA tcttcttAAAATTCAGCACCTGGATTTGTCGAACTGCACAGTGTCTGTTGCAGATCTCCACAGTATTCTCTGTCTGTGTGAAAAGCTGCTGAACCTCAGCTTGGAGGGTCTAGTGCTTTCTGACAGCATCATCAA GAGCATTGCTAGGAATCCCAATTTGATACGACTAAATCTCTGTGGGTGCTCAGGGTTTTCTGCAGAAACCTTGGAGCTGATGTTGAGCAGCTGTTCTAT gctggaggagctgaacTTGTCCTGGTGTGAATTCACAGCTACTCATGTGAAAGCAGCAGTCAGTCATGTTACTTCGAAAGTCACCCAGTTAAATTTAAGTGGATACAGAGAGAATCTACAAATAGCAG ATGTGAAAACACTGGTGGAGAGGTGTCCTTTGCTTGTCCATTTAGATCTCAG TGACAGCATGATGTTAAAGCCTGAgtgctttcagtattttaaacaaCTCATGTTCCTACAACATCTGTGCCTTAGCCGATGTTACCAGATATCACCTGCTGCCTTAGT agaGCTTGGTGAAATTCGAACACTGAAGACTCTTCAGGTATTTGGAATAGTGACTGAtagctccctgcagctccttgaGGAAGCACTGCCTGACATGAAGATCAATGGTTCACACTTCACCAGCATTGCAAGGCCAACTGTTGGCACTAAAAAGAGCCATGAGATTTGGGGCATCAAATGCAGATTGACGCTGAGGAATCCTAGTTTGTGA